The sequence CGGGAACGGGAGATTAAACTGTTGGGAAAGAATGGGAATGAGAGAGGCACCGAGGGTGAAAAAGAGGTACACTGTTCAAGAAATCCATCGAATTCAACTTTTTTGTGGAGAGAAAGCCAATTCAAATTTTGGCAGGGGAGTGCGAGCGGGCAAGCcgttatatttaaattatgtctTCTTTCTGtccgaaaaatatttaatttaggaCCACATACTGCAATTTCAATACGCCACGTGACtcagatttcttttctttttaccataatgttttcttttaatctatgaaattttgtttaaatttcaTAAGCATcattaagttaattaattaaaatacttgattcCAATTTCAACATCGCGTCAAACTTTATATGGTTcaaattctgaaatttgatATTAGAAACATTACTACACAATTTTTTTATCTGTAAAAccaatttaaaatcttttaaggATCTCGCGGATAGCAATTAGATATGTTTTCACTTAAAATCAGCATTTATCAATTATCTCATATCTGATTCGTTTGTTTGAAGTTAAATTATCGTATTGTTGTTGGAATTTTGTTACCTTGTCTAGTTTTAGATAATTATCAAAGTAATAATATATTGAAGGCAACTTAAGTTTGAACATTTCGATTATGAATCCATTTATAATCAAGTCAGCTCgaaaaattcatgaatttgttCGATTAGTTTATATAGCTAAATAGAGAGGCATGGATGTCATGAAGTAAGTACTTAGATGCATCAAGGGATACACTAGAAAGTATCTATATATTGCCCTTACTGAGAATGAAAATGAACAGGCATTCATAAATCATTCTAGCTTCGTTTATtcgtttattttatataaatatactaCCACCAAACTATTTGCTCACAGAAGcaaaaaagtttgaaatataGTATGAAACAAAACAATAGTAAAATGTCATATATGTAACAGTACTATCATCTTCCTTGAGCAGATCCTTGATTATGCAGTGAGTAAATGCACGCCACACGAAATTGCGCACATCATGAGCCCCAGCACAGCCAAGAATCCGTATTTCCTGCGCACAGAGAAATTATCAATCGTTCATCTTGGTAAAAATGAGAGAAATGCTTATAAAACACACATGAATGATATAATGAAGGGTAAGCTAATCATTGGCATCATATTCTTATAACAATGCACACAAGAGCCTTGGAACCTTTAGAGGCACACAACAATCCTGTTTCCCTAAAGGATCATGCCTAGACTAGAACTGTACTTCTCCGCAAGCCATAATGTGGCACTTCGAATGATTAAGgtcaacatgcatatataaaaCTTAGAAACAAAGTGTGGTGCAACCAACAAGGACATGCAGTCGAGCTCAAATAATATAAACTAACGTAGTTGAAGCTCACCCTGTTCCAAAACAAATTCGATCAGTTTAACGTGATTCCTGAAAACTCATCAACCATAAGTCTATTTCTATCAACACTGAAGAAAGGAAATTGATCAGATTGTGAACACATTGACTCATAGTAATACAGGAATATCATGCACCACGCAAACATCATCATGGAAAAGGGAAAGGACCCGTTTTTTTCTACATCATgtacaaaataaaaatcctaaagAACAAAGAATGTCATAATAAGAAAAAACCCGTTCGAACCTCAGTGATACCCAGTGGTTCTCCCTCGCTGTGGTCTCACCGAATATTTTGCCTCCTTTACCACTCACCTCGATCTATTTTCTCCTTGAAAAAACCAACCTCTTTAGCAGTTGTTTGCATCAATCATAATAGTTTTTTAGAGCAAAATGTCTCAATTAACAATGTATATTGATTTTCTTCAAATCCCTTATAAGATTATAGGTTGAATATTCATTTTGTGATTCTAACATTCAAACCTAATCCCATTAAAAATTAAGTTATTATATGAATAACTCAATGTCAAAAGTCATGAATTAGCTGGTTAAAAAAGAGATTAAGATTTATGTTCTTTTTCTACTCACAATATGCATATTAAACATAATTGAAGTAAAGCATGACAGAATTGCCAACAAAGATCCAATAGTTATACATATCATGAATAAAGAAAAGATATATCTTCATATTTAGAATGcaataccatcaatcataaGTTCTGAATACCGATCAAAGAGAAATTGATGAAAGAAACGAACCCAAATGAAAGACATTTTTGTGGATCACCGGTGGAATAGCCTCTGAAATAGCAAATGCGTGAAACACTGTAAGCAACCCCTAGTGATGCACAAATCACAGGATGCCTGATCCCTCCCAATATCATCAACATGAAAAACATTGGCATCATTTCCAAGGAATTCTGGTGCCCCCTCTGcatcaaaaaaatttcaatccaCATTATTTATCAACCAATTAATAATCATCACCTAAAGAACAACACTTACAATCATTGGCGAGTTCGAATACAAATGTAATTTGCTCAAAAagttttttacttaaaaaaaggGGTCTGTTAGACTAACCAAAGGCAGAGTTTGATATGTtttctcgattgttttcattccaaaaaacataaacaaaaatattatactTTTTGAACCTTAATCgaaaatatatttcaataaGCTTTCACATGTCCTTAAACAATCATTATCTTAATTCAGCTTATCATTCCAAGGAATAATTTTACTATCACTATATTATATTcttatacaaaatattattttttaaaatttttaatcataCGAGATCTACAGCAGAAAATATGAACCTGAAGAATATGACAAGGAAACCCCGTATCTCCGattcattatatattttcaggaaatatttttcagaacaTAAATAACCACATGTTCCTGAGCTTTAAGTTCATTTCTATCTGTCCATACTTCCATGTTCTttatatccataaaaaaaataagcttTTTAAAGGCATTAAAAAGTCAAACTCCAGCAACCATACTGACTAAAGTCCCAAGTTCGGAAGAATTATTCCAAAATGTTTTGAATCGGAGGGGTGATTCCTTCCATATCCCCTACGCCACTGGCCTGCCTCTAGATggtaaacattttaatttttatggcTAAACTACATTGGACGATGAAATCTAGATGTGATCCATGAAATATTATCAGGTAATAAATTAGGccataaatgaaaaaaaatatggcGATGTACTAAATtgacaaaaagaaaagaaaaaaaaaactgaacacGGTTAATGATCATAGCATCTTGCGATGCACTAAATTGacataaaaagaagaaaaaaaaacctgAACACAGTTAAAGATCGTAGCATCTCTGTTCTCAGCTTCCGTGACATACATCGTCGGATAGAACACTTTATACCTGCAGTCAAATTACACAAGATAAAACCcagaaattcaagaaaaaggtTTTTCAATTAAATGCCCAAGACATCGTAGTTAAATCCCAGTAAAACGAGAGAAACGGTACTTCTTTCGGGCTCTGCCGACTTGGGAGGCCATCCAAAAATTGAGAAAACAGTAGAGAACAAGAACAAAAACCACACAGCCGTATTCTTTCGGCATTAATTCAACTCCAgccatgcttttttttttttcacaaaataaaactCCGAAACTGGtttcttttcttctctcttctttttggGTGTGTTTAGTGAGGTTTCTTAAGAAAGTAATGGAGATTTTACGACTGTGTTTCCGAGAATTTTCAAATAACAATACATTTTACATTTACTTCACATTTTACTCTATTAttcaaatattctttttattatcTTATTCACAACACTTGGGGGTTGTATTCAATGTATCAAGAACATCAAATTTCAAATCTAACTTAAGAAATTACACGTCCATTTCCATTGTAAAAAgcaaaaagatcaaattcaaaaCTATACTTTCAACTATCTGATTAAATTCATTATCACCTCCAATTTAAAAATTACGTTGTCGAATtttttctttccattttattCACGTTTCTTTATTCTTTACACatctttctcaatttttttttaaaagtttcttGCCTTTTTCAAATTTCTCAACTTTATTCTTTatctttctcaattttttttaaaaaatttattattttttctcaaattttataaaaaactaTTTTACAAATAAGGGAAAACTTCTCCCTTTACACCTAAAAATAGATCCGCTTAGTTCAATGAAAATCATTTACTATCGTCAGTAGTATATATAATGGGTTGGAATCGTACCCAAAACTTTTAAAGGTCTCATTCTTATTGCTAGGTCAATGTATTATTTACACCGATATATTTacttattataaaaattaaatatattatattttatttatgtttatgtatattGTTGTGTGTAGGAGGaattaatgttatttaattattaaatatatcttCTTCTTTTGTTTGAAAATATATCTTAGTTAAGCGTTCTCTTTAGATATATCTACATATTATTGAATTTAATTGAAAAtgtgattaatatttaattttttatttaaaaaaatatgaaacttatacttttattttttttactaacttcgcacttaatatttttataaaatttaatttacttgGATTTAATTTTGCTACTAcatcatgtttttattaagtgtcttagtttgaaaataattttatcacattaacgaatttaaatattatcaaacTAATTAATCTGTTTTCAGTAAAGAAATTGCATGTATATACTAACTTATTTAGAAAATGTGTAGTTAAGGTATGTATATAACATTTTCTAAATCAATTCCAATACTATATAATGGATCCATTTACGTGCAATAATActgtttcttgttttttttatttttatttttattattgcaTAACGATTAACGAGTAAAAACAAAACCAGGAAAGCGATTATTTGGTTGCAGTGGGTGACAGTCGAAAAAGTTctgtttttttccttttatcatTGAAAAGCTCATTGTATAAATACATAGAGTGCATGTTGAAAAGAATATctattctttaaattttttttgtaatattgaaatatagtaatttagagttttatttttggcaaaaatttgtgtgagacggtctcacatgagactcactctttaTTTTTTAGGTTACcaagatttgatttattttatccatatatatattatatatttaataaacagAGTTTATGTCCTAATAAAACTCTTGTtttcatataatatattattcttttatGGAATGAATTCTAGGTTAAAGAGAATATATAAATAAGATATCAACATTACGGCGGCGTGTGATTTTTGAAAGAGAAAACGGAGAGCATAAAAACTTAGCACGGAGAACGACGATTTACTCAAGtgaagagtttttgtgattaaCTCACGATGTGTACTATGTGTGTCGTGTAATGTTGAAGATATCCGAAGACAACACTCGTGTACAGTGGTGGTCGAAGAATTATTTGTGGCTCCAGTTTAGGTGATACTGTATTTGCATATGTGATTTTGGGTTTGGTCTATTTTGGATGCAATTTATTTCTTTGAGTTGTTAAGGAAGATAGTTTTCATAAATGTCACTAgcatttgtttttataaattatttacaattttttagCGAATATTTTGCTCGAAGGTATCGCGCAAGTATTTATACTAATGCATATTTTAATCTGTCGTATTTTACTTATTGAAGTTCATTCGTgtgttaaataaatatattttgttgcATGTTATGAATATGTGTTGACAACACATGCTACAAAACTTAAATCTAATACatacaatttaattattttatgtactTTTATGTTAATTAAACCTACAAATGTGATATGGTAGAAACATTTTAAGAAAGATGCGATAGAAATTAGAAACATTCCATATGTATGAAGAATATTTCAtctttatatacatatacattatatatatatatgcatacgtatatgtataattttgaaTCTTCACCCCTTCAACTCCCCAACTTTGTAGCGCCTTTCTGGCTTCCTCATTTGAATGCCCAACATGAAGTACATTCTCGTCGATTCTTCCATAGCCAGCATTTAACTTACTAGCCAAGCGTCAACTGGTAAGTCCCTCGGTATTCTCCGCTCCCTCCCATTTTTGCACATTCCTATTCTCCCTAGAGGAAAAAACTGTGAAAGAAGCGGTGGGTTTTCTCGTATTTACGTTCATCATGGAAGGGACTAGAAGAAGAGGAAAAGGGAATATGATGAAGAATGTGATTGAGGAAAAGGAAGATAAAGGACAAGGGTTGATCGAACTTGTTTTTTCATGGTCGATAGCAGATATTATGAACAAAGATCTTTACAGGAATAAGGTTTCACGATCCCAACCTTATGCATATAGATTTTTATccatgatttgttttttttttaattctgatTTTGCGGCATGTATATGTTGTCTAAAGACAAAGGTGGTGGTGTTTGTTTTGCGGGGTGGAGCCCAAATATAGTACatgaaatttgatatttttcgtAGTGCAGGGGGTTTTGATTTTGTGGGAGTAAGATTCTTGCTGTTGCTAATGATTTGTAAATTCTTCTGCAGGTTAATCGAATCCCGGACACATTCTCATCAGCAGATCACTACCTGAAGTCATTCGTCTATCCACTTATAGAAGAAACGCATGCAGATTTGCGCTCGAATTTTACGACTCTAAGTCATGCACCAGCTTGTGAAGTTATCGATGTCAAAAAACAGAAATTTTTCAAGCCCCCGAAGAACCTGTTTTATGAGTTGACATGGAAATCAGGTCCAGGATTGTATGAACCTGAGTTTGGAGATTTAATGGCCTTGACAGACATAAAACCGAAATGTGTTGATGACTTAAATAGGCCTAAAAGGCCATATCTTATCGCTTTAGTTGAAGGCAAGAGTGAGGATTCAGTTAAGATCAATGTCCTATCTTCCAAACCTATAGTTTTTGAAAAAGAATACGAGGAAAAGGGAGACAATGTGGATAAACTTTTTATTGTTCATCTCACAAACTTGACGACTAACATGCGGATATGGAAAGCTTTGCATGCTGAGAGGCATGGAGGAAATATGAGCATGATCAACTCTGTGCTTAGAGTTGATCCATCTGTAAGAATTTAGTAActgttgtttcttttttttggaTGCTACAATATAATATATGCTGCTTaaatgttatttattattattttgttggtATCATGTACAGTCGAAAGGAGATTGTAATCTTGGTTCTTCTAACAAGATTGGGCGCTCTCATATTTCTGATTCAATGGACTCCATCGAATCTTTGGGACTTGGGGACTCCCAAAAGGCTGCTGTTTTGAATTGCATTACCACCACAAAATGTCTGCATGAAAATACTGTGAAGCTAATATGGGGTCCTCCAGGAACTGGAAAAACGAAGACGATTTCTGTTTTAGTAGTTTCCCTTTTAAGGATGAAATGTAGGACATTGACTTGTGCTCCAACTAATGTTGCCGTGCTAGGGGTTGCGAAACGTTTGATGAGTTTGATAAGCGGGACGCTAAAATACGATACTTATGGATTGGGTGATGTAGTTCTGTTTGGTAATAAGAAGAGAATGAATATTCTTGATCAAGATGACctttatgatttttttcttgATCACCGTGTATTTGTTTTAGCTCATTGTTTTACCCCTCTAACTGGATGGAAAGGTAGTTTAGAATCAATGATAGGCTTACTTGAAGATCCCCAAGGCCAGTATAAACGATACCAAGCAAAAGAAATAGATGAAGATACGGATGGGTCCAATACTGATGCGGATCAGGAGGAGATAAATGAGATTGAGaatgaaataaatcatgaaAGTTGGAATGGAACACCAAAAAGAAACTTCTGGAAAGAGTTAATCACTCGTGAGCTAAAGGAGAAGGAGAAAAATTCGAAGGAAAAGAAGCCGCCTCATTCAAGTGGCCTACCCACGGGTGGTGAACAGGAGGACAAAAGGGTCGCGACAGAAGAGAACGTTTTGTTGACATTTGAGGAATTTTTCACGAAAATATTCAACACGTTAAGACAGCAGCTAGTGCATTGCATAACAGGGCTATACACCCATATGCCTACTTCATGTCTTCCGTTTGAAGTAGTAAACAACATGATCATTGTTCTCGATATGCTgcaaaaaattcaaagattgcCGATTCATATTGATGTCACCAGTGATAGCAA comes from Primulina huaijiensis isolate GDHJ02 chromosome 2, ASM1229523v2, whole genome shotgun sequence and encodes:
- the LOC140960583 gene encoding uncharacterized protein isoform X1, producing the protein MAGVELMPKEYGCVVFVLVLYCFLNFWMASQVGRARKKYKVFYPTMYVTEAENRDATIFNCVQRGHQNSLEMMPMFFMLMILGGIRHPVICASLGVAYSVSRICYFRGYSTGDPQKCLSFGKYGFLAVLGLMMCAISCGVHLLTA
- the LOC140960583 gene encoding uncharacterized protein isoform X2, whose protein sequence is MAGVELMPKEYGCVVFVLVLYCFLNFWMASQVGRARKKYKVFYPTMYVTEAENRDATIFNCVQRGHQNSLEMMPMFFMLMILGGIRHPVICASLGVAYSVSRICYFRGYSTGDPQKCLSFGSR
- the LOC140970942 gene encoding uncharacterized protein, translating into MEGTRRRGKGNMMKNVIEEKEDKGQGLIELVFSWSIADIMNKDLYRNKVNRIPDTFSSADHYLKSFVYPLIEETHADLRSNFTTLSHAPACEVIDVKKQKFFKPPKNLFYELTWKSGPGLYEPEFGDLMALTDIKPKCVDDLNRPKRPYLIALVEGKSEDSVKINVLSSKPIVFEKEYEEKGDNVDKLFIVHLTNLTTNMRIWKALHAERHGGNMSMINSVLRVDPSSKGDCNLGSSNKIGRSHISDSMDSIESLGLGDSQKAAVLNCITTTKCLHENTVKLIWGPPGTGKTKTISVLVVSLLRMKCRTLTCAPTNVAVLGVAKRLMSLISGTLKYDTYGLGDVVLFGNKKRMNILDQDDLYDFFLDHRVFVLAHCFTPLTGWKGSLESMIGLLEDPQGQYKRYQAKEIDEDTDGSNTDADQEEINEIENEINHESWNGTPKRNFWKELITRELKEKEKNSKEKKPPHSSGLPTGGEQEDKRVATEENVLLTFEEFFTKIFNTLRQQLVHCITGLYTHMPTSCLPFEVVNNMIIVLDMLQKIQRLPIHIDVTSDSKVMQCVAVMKTLSATFSVPNFFDYGQIRNFCLQNACLVFCTASSSAKLQTEGMAPFQLVIIDEAAQLKECESSIPLQLPGLRHAILVGDEKQLPAMVQSKLCERAVFGRSLFERLVILGQGKHLLNVQYRMDPSISLFPNMEFYNKQLIDGRNVLQRSFARSYLKAKMFGSYSFIDVKHGRENFDDKHSRRNMVEVSVLVEILSQLYKESIASKKKVRVGCISPYKAQVAAIEKRLGNSYSTNANDEFSVNVRSVDGFQGGEEDIIIISTVRCNGNGSVGFLSNCQRADVALTRAKFCLWILGNGATLSNSGSIWKKLVLDAKRRGCFYNACDNMSLALAISNALIELGEMNSLFDMNSVLFKTSKWKVQFSTEFKDSMKKLRQTGIHEEVISLVVKLSNGWRKTSKDDTFCNMGGASSQLMQLYGVKGQLKLIWTTDILQDDHSTETQVIKIWDVLPKTEIPKLSKKLDHVIGNYTLNPINRCLRKRVEGELTLPMTWAMDANFGSSPANHDLAKKLSAINLGEH